The stretch of DNA CCCTGTGACATAAAATAAACTTGCACATGTTGTCCAGGCCTTTATCCATATTCAGTGAAGAAAATGTGTTGCTGCttggctttgttttttttatgtgtgagtTACGCACCCTTTATGACAGTAAGCTGTTTTTTTAATAGGTCAAGAGCTCAAATTTGTTTCGGCAAGTGGATATTCACAGAGTGGAtttaaacaatcaaattacattCAATGTTCAAGCAGAATGTAATGGAACCAGCAGCAAATGGTCAGAAAACTCTGTATTGATAATACCAggtaaaactttatttttaggACTATGGTTTTCCATTTATCACATTTAGCACTAATATGAATGCTCATCTTTAGAGTCTTTTTTTTCTAtccatttttagctgtaattaaCTAGTAATCTTTTTGAATTTCCTACAGACAAAAGTGACAtttaatatttgccatttatttattatttaacatcAGGAATCATTGGCAGAGTAAAATATAGAATTCTTCATTCTAATAGTCATTGGAGAAATTCTGCCTTTATGTTCTTCTGGTAGTAATGTTGATCTGTGTCTGCTGATTCTGCTTGGCCCAAACCCACAGTAGTTATGTGGATCTTTTTTATTTCTGCTAGAGGTGTATTGGCCTAAAACTAGTACATTGAAATATTGCATAAAAGGGGGCAATAAACAATAATAGTTTGCAATCTGTTTGTTTCTCACATAGAGTTTAAACCCTATGTGAGAAACAAACAGATTGCAAATTATGcacaaaatacacacacatacacactttaCTCAATGTTTGTTTTCTATATACACAGTGGATCTTTACAAGCTATATGTGTTTTTGGCAGGGAATAACACCTGTGTAAAAAATTTTGCTTGCTTTTGGTTCGATGAGACGTACATGAACTGCACGTGGGAACCTACTGTGGATTCAGTGCGTGCTACAGAATATGTCTTGCATTACTGGTAGGTAATCAAAATGTAAACCCCAAAATGGAAATAAATGTGTAGGATTTAATTTAGTATGTGCACCTAAACTTTCCTTTCATCTGAGGATTTcaaagattttacattttcattaaaaaaggtGTGTCCTAACCAGTGACCCTTGCTGTTTGAAATATGCAGAGAACTCAGATGGCATTTAAGTGGTTTCCTTGGTGGACATTCATGGCAGTGGCAGTATCTCCAACTATTCGTTCATAGGTTCATCTAATGTGCTCCTGTGTCAGAGTGTATAATGTTGAGTCAAAATGAATGTTTCCCCACCTTTAGTATAACAAATTCCACATGTATTAATAATGAGCTATTTGTGACAATATAGTGATGTTTGCAGGCACTTCTAAACGTAATTAAAATGATACTGAAGTTTCAAATGGTTGTTCATTATGCTAAGCATTTGTGGTGATGATGAAAGGCTGAGATGCACTGCCCTAAGGCAAATTTCACCAGCACAGCGCTCTCCATCTGTTTCCAAAATACAGCTCTCAGCATCCATAGAGACAGGTGCTCATCCCATAATTTATAGGCCCTACAGACAGAACAAAACAACAAatcttttaatgtataaatgcttCTGTTTTCCTATAGGCGTAAAAATGGCAGCTCTACTTCTGAAGGGAAAATCAATCGATCTGTAAAGTAAGTAAGACAGTTAATTTAAGTTAAGCAAGGTGTTTTCATAGCAAATTTTAATACTAACATGGAAAACATGGGTCCAAAGATTTTGGTACTATGTGCTTGTGTGTTGGGCCACCAAACATTGAccaaccatttaaaggacaagtcaacccagaatataattttttgcctaatgaaagaaaacaaaattctaagcaactttgtgaTACATTCATCAcagatttgtaatggtttttgagttatatgtatgtaaaactgctattaaaagcagtgtttgtctgtccttttctattctctgccctggaggCTCTgacacttgaaacaatgtaacacaaggcagcagtcGACAGACTTGAcgtgctggaggagactgacaacattgtttaaaaagaaacagccaggagttcagcaaatgcagttttcaatagcaaatacatttacaaaataacttttaaagcattaagattttttaataaattcatattggaaagttgcttggaattatgttttcttttattaggcaaaagcttatttttggggttgacatgtcctttaaataaccATCTAATCCAAGCATCTGTCCATATTGCACTTGCATGCTAAGTATGTGTACTGCGAGGGACCTGCAtaattttaaatggaaaataaggtAATTACAGAGTTCTAGTGTCATTATCTGCCAACACACAATTCATCAGTGCAGGCAGAAGTACCTTGGGTGGAAGTACCTTGTTTTTAACCATTTTGTTGCTTTGCATTTGcaagaaataaagtaaataaggttgtatatagtttaattaattaacaaattaattaaaaatctgTCACTTATTATTTAATTCAAATTGCAAAAACTGTCATTATTCCTGCCAGTGAAAAGATAGTGACGAGCTAGCAAGAGATTGTATTGGGGTGCAACTAAACAGATTTGGGTTGGACCATGTAAAAAAGTTCTATTATATAAAATAGGAATATTAGGAGGTATTAATGAGATATTAACATTATTACTATCGCTTTATATTATCACTTTTGCCCCCTTCTCCAATTCTTTTTGGTATGAGGTAGTCAAAATAAGTATTCAGAAATACAGTAATGTAAAAGATGTAAGGCAACTGAAGATGTACGCTACATGTCTTAGATGAAGCAATAAAAAgttctttttactttttcataATTTGTTTTTAGGTTTGATCAGTTATGGTACAGCGGAACCCCTTGCCAGCATTATATTTATAAGGATGGCATTCCTCTTGGATGTCATTTCAAAACAGTTTCTGAAAAAAATCTCTTTCTAATGGTGATCAGAGACAAATCAAAGACAATTCGTCCTTTTATAACTAGTGTTAAACCAGAGGAAGTAGGTAAGTGTTAACCCTCATAAATTGTACCAGTCTCAATATTTCTATCAGTATATAGCATCTTGATTCCATAGCTGTCAGCTGGCTGAAATGCCAGTTATGACTGGCGTTAATTTACGTACGAAAAGTAAGATCAGCTCCTACAACTGCTCCAAACTGCAAAATGTATTAGATACTATTATGTTTATGTGACTTGCAAAACAAGAAAAGGATACAAgcctgaaaatatatttattaatgcatACTCTGTGGCACTTTTTAATATACTATAAACATTTGTCTTGTGTATTTTAGAAATGTTAATAAGGGGCCACACCCTCACCGCAGTCCCGTTTTGataataaaatatttgcaatgatGAGCCAACTTCCCTTTTGAGATTATCAGAGGAATTAtgaagaaattattttaaaacattatttaggAAGTTAAGGCTTTTTCTAAATATAactgattaaaaaaattaaaaaacttttaaagATATTAGAGGTTGCCTAATATCTTTATCTCAGCAGCAACAAATCAAGTCTTGCATTGTCCAAAACCAAGAGCTCTTGAGAATGTATGTTTGTAAATCAACCCCTAAGTGCAGTGAGGACAGCCACCCATGCAACACATATTAGATGCCCCATTTGCTGTAATGCAAACATTTAAAGGTGGTCTCCTTACTGTTGATATTGCTAGAAATAAGGGAAGCTCAGATCAGGTATTGCCACGCTGCATTTTAAGTGATTTCCGTTTTAAGTCACGAGATAGATAAAATTAAGCACTTATGTGGGTTTAAGTACAGCTCTGTGCAATAGGATATCTTTTGACAGCCAGAACGATTACTTGGTCACTATTAGTGGGGAGTCCAGAATGCAAGTTTAGCAGCAGGAATAAAGGCCCTATAAAATTATTATTGTGATTACATACAGCAATGGTtagttttattaaagaaaatagtAAATATTTAATAGGCAGGAAATTGAAGTAAACTACACTGGGATTATAGTTATTCTTAGAATAAAAAAGCCATGTACAGACATGTGTATAGGAATGAGCCAATAGTGTCTTCACCAGAATATAAAAGAATTTAACAGGAGCTAAACTAGGCAGAAGTAAACTGCAGTTTAAAATCTATCGGGCAGCCTTAGCACAAAAGGCAGTGCAGTTATGGCATAATGCAGATATGGATTAAGATATGGCAACATCTCTTAATTATTGGCCAATAaacttgttttattttcttttttagtaaAACTAAGTCCTCCAGTCATCATCAACAAAACAAGAACACCCAACCATAGCATATATGTGGAATGGAGCACATCATTTCAGCCATCTTGTCTTCACATAAACAGTGAAATTGAAATTACAAGTTCAAAGGGTAAAGTTGAAACAGTAGAGGTAAGATATACTTACAAGATGGATAGGAAAATACAGAGAGCTCAGATGAAcactaagggcctgattcactaaagtttatcgcacgcttttttgcggtaaaaaagacgcgacaattagcgcgcgattcactacagcattaccgcatgtgataagtcgcattttcgcatgcggtatttctcgcgctagttttaccgcatacgttcatttccgtgctgaaaagaatatgatcgcatgattcactataacttttgcgcgctaaatatcgcattcggctatgcgaaaattaacacctactacaggcaggcgaaaaattatacaaaagtacagtaaatgattttttgcaataaaatatggacttacagtgttatttattcaagtatgtgtttcccctagagtgacgcagccgccagtttgcagggaaatggtaatttttaatacagtaattttctgcaagtattggcgtgtatggctaacatggcatgcgttcatttgcgcgactatttatatttggctacaagtgatgaaatgtttcgccaggcatggattcgcagcgaatttttggacgtgcgttgaatttttttgcggcggattttttcatgcgtttcgcaaaacaatgcgccaatggcgaaacgcctgaaaaaatttgccacgcaaaaatttaccgcacatacaaaaatttatacaagcgtaaaaaaataatagtcacagcaacaatttttttgcccgcacaacatttttgccgtttcgtggatctttcgaaagatttgctaattttcactaaagataaccagaacacatttgctcatcactagtggctactatttataagcatctactatttatatgataccatttatatgtggctaatatttatatacaccatttatatgcggtgacaatttttatacactatttctaagctaccattcatatgcggcgactattcacgggcgtaatttagcgcatgtaccggcaaataccgcattgaaatagtcttcgcgagttaaataacgcatgcaatatcgcgcgtaaaaaagcgtgagtatgcttatagtgaatcgtgcgaaaaatcgacaaaattaagacgcggtaaaaattttaacgcacgctataaatagcgcacgttaaatcgcactttagtgaatcaggccctaagcTTTTGATGTGTCTTACAGGGTTAAGGCATAAGTAGAAATTACCAGAATTTAGTCTCCCAGTTTATAAATAATTAGCAGCTCAGGGTTGATGACTAAACAttcaccaaattcaggattcagtttgggattcagccaagattcagactttttcagcagaatttggattcgtgcctggccgaaccaaatccatcAAATCATGTGACTGTTCCTTACATAAACACCGAAGCTGACGATTTTTCTAGCCTAGCacgtggttctctttaacccattGTTGTCCTAATTTGTACATGCAAATTTGGGtgtggattcggttcggtattcatcTGAATCTTTCACAAGGGATTcagggtttggtgcatccctaatcaaaaTAATAAGAGTGGAAAAGTTTAGCACAGGCATCACACTCAATTATgcatacaaaacataaatatgCACATATAGAGAAAAAGAGACTTTCTTTCAGTGTTTTTGCTCAAAGAATTTTATTATGACATAATTTTTTGTAGCATAGAATGTACTGTTGAAATGAAACAAATGTTATTGCTTGCTATAGAGGTGCAGTGAAAAACGCTTGTTcgccttatttaaaaaaaaaaaaaaaaacgccacaAATGGCCTTTCTGGCAAATTTattaatactggccctggcctgGTGTTCAATAACTTAACCAGTAAAAAAACAGCTGGGTGGCACCTCTATTATGCCGGGatccaacaaaaaaaatttttggctTTCTTTAAGTGAGGATACTGCCCAAGTTATACCAACTTCAGAAAATGGAAATGCAAGGTCTGCTAGAAGGCTAGCAACATCCTGCAGAGGATATATGACTGTCCTGgcataaaatatacagtttgttCCCTTTGTTTCTGAGGAGGGACCTTCATGCAACATATACAGTTTTCACTGCAAAATAATAAAGAAGATAAGGTTGCACCTTCTACTTGGATATATCTCAAGTCTAATTATATTCCCCCATAAAGGGATCTCAAATCAAGTGAGGATGGAAAGAGAATGTGCATCAGGAGTAGCAGACCAAAATATACACAGAAAAAAGAGCACCATACAGGTGATCTCAATAGACTCCAGTTAGGTGCACCATTCCCTCCCCCTTATACCAGGTGAATCAGTACCAAAGAGTGAAATAAAACTTTTAATATAAACTACTAAAAATAATGAGTTCTTCCCTTGATGACCACCTGTATGGTGCTCTTTTTTCTGTGTACAGTTTTTACTGCACTGTGTGTTGGCAATTACTTAAACACTTAAACACACTATACCCCCTTTTTGATATGAGCTTATTTAGATGGAATAGTGCATAAACTCCTAACTTCTAGAACtatttacagtttttttactcagacatacctgattccacagattgaagggAATCCATGTTACTCTGATGAGCCATTTCCAAACCCCACCTTAAGCTCAGAGTGTAATACAATCCCTCACCTTGTTGACgtgatggatagtgatgagcgaatttgtcccatttcacgCCAAAAAATTAGCGCAACTTTATGcgtgagactttttttttacgtgactgtgaTTTGTTAGACACGACCACAACATTTTTGAAGATATCACGACTTGTTTGaagcaaccatgacttttttgacgcaaccgcaacctTTTCTCCCTCAGTGAATTTTTTggcgcagtgaattttcacagcagtttcgcgaaaaaattcgccaatggcaaaatgtggaatttcacagcaaatccatgcttgctAAAAACAATAACACATGGTAAGGGACAGGTTTTTGATTCATCCTTCAGTctaatgggaaggggggggggtgctggtcCCTGCATCTTAGAccgactatcatggtttcctttcagtctatAGAATCAGGTATGTCCATGTGAaaataaatatgtacatttatttttgtgaGATCAGATACTGTTTATGCACCtctctacataagcccaactggcATTCTTCTTTAAAGAACCCATTTCTGTTTAAtgaacttgaattgaaaaattcACTGCTGTGCCCAGTAGCAACTAGTCATCTTGATCCAACTTAGGGATCAAGGGACTCACTGTAACATAGAGCATTTTCAGAGCAGAACTGGTACTGTATGATGAATAAGCACAGtaaaacagtaaaatattttctgtatacatatacagtatgtcagaCAAAAGTAGCCATATTCTGTATTACAAcctaaaatctgctaaaaaccttgcaaccccccccccccaccaaataGGTTTTATTCAGTAAATGTAATCAGTATTCGCATATTAGCATGTGTAactttaataaaacatatttatttctgcAGGTACCTAAATGCACCTTTACCAGAGAATTAAATGCTTTACCGGAGTTAACATATACAGTTAGAGTTCGTGTCAGACAATCATCTACAATCTCTTCAAGTTTATTTTGGAGTGAATGGAGTGAAGCACACGACATTAAAGGTAAAGTGGTATTAATATtatatacctttctccctgcatccagatttgttttgtttctttagtacaagcagctgaactgaatctcttttacagatttttttgtcTAACGGGGAGCTCCgtcccattttgctttctgagcactccttctctctcgaactatgatgacctcacagaggtgcctactgggcatgctcactgcctctgcgctaattaaaatcaataaagcatgcccagtaggcacctctttgaggtcatcaggATTGGAGAGAgaaagtgctcagaaagcaaaatggggtggagctttatatatatttatgaagacaCAAAGGAAGTTAGTAAaggagctgtagttgaactaagaaacaaaataaatctggatgcagggagacacatatattattctgggggctgtacagaataattttagagattttaaaaaaataaaggtttacttCTATGGCTGACCAGTGTAATTTATCAATCATATCTCATATGAATATTAAAATGTCAGTTAATCCAACCAGACTAAAGCATCCAAGGTTCAGAAGTTGTACAGAAAAGGACCCACCCCCCCATTATGGTACACTTTAAGGGAGAACTAATCTTAAAATCCCTGGGGATTTATAACTGTTAAGCAACTCCCAAGGATTAAAATCACTTACTTGATACTCTGAGCTGGCGCTTCTGTTAGCAGTCAACTGAACTGGTTCTTCCAAAACATGTATAACCATTAATGTCTCTTAGTCACTGACCACTGCAATATCTGTTAGTGAGATCTGTAAGACTATTCACACCATCATGGTGAACTAGTCCTGGtgacaggggcgcttctgccattaggcaaaaagccgctcctggtaactttaggagccgaatttccgttttttaaaccggaaattcggctcttctagtgcagagagcgcaattgcccccgcgctggggagcgggggggggggggggcggcatccaggagccgcctcaggcggcgatatgtccagaatcgtcCCTGCCTGGTGAACCTGTGATACATGCGCCACTTCCCTTTGGCATGGCAAGACTCAATGCAATGCTTCCTTTTGTGACTTGACAGCTACCTTGCCTGGAGAGCACAATTTGCTGGGGTtcacattaccctagcaaccaggcagtggttcataTAAGAAACTGAGACATAAATAGGagtgacagttgtgcctgtgtgagcctgtattcttagtaaaatgtatgctgaataagggtccgtgtgtgtgtatgctgtttgcagatataaatgtatcagattatgtatcagaggaaaaatggccaccgggtgaaagctgctatttgctttaggaaaatctGATGGTGCTGGGAAGAGGAGGgtgtatatgcagtacaaatgacgccatttgggtgggggagacgtgcccaactgatatacattgtaggcaaatgtaggctttacatgtcctttaaggttattATCAAGTTTTTTAACAATTTGCTTTTCTATAAGAATATACAGGTGCTACTGTATCATATGGGACAGCAAATTCAGAACATAAATATGTTGTGTTTTTGAATCACTGGTCAaccaaaatacaggtataggacccattatctagaatgctcgggaccaagggtattccggataaggggtctttccgtaatttggatctccataccttaagtctactaaaaaatcaataaaacatgaattaaaccccatagaattgttgcatccaataaggattatttatatcttagttgggatcaattacaaggtactgttttattactacagagaaaaaggaaatcagttttaaaattattaaattatttgattaaaatggagtctatgggagacaggcttcccgtaatttggagctttctggataatgggtttccggatagcggatcccatacctgtatttccatttATAATTTTAACTTTCCCATTTCTTATTGTATTACAGGTACTGAAGATaacacaacattttattttttgctaatCCTTATTCCAATTTCAGTGTCGATTGTGACAATTGTCATCCTTGTTTTCTTGAAAAGGTAAGAACAAAATTGCCATGAAGCAATCCAGCAGAATTTCCATACCTTAACAAATAAAATAACTACTTGTGAAAATCAAAACTTCAACCTCTGTCGCAGTCTGCTGTCTACATTTACAATCAATTTAAGCCCTCAAAACAAATTTGTGTAAAATTGTTCAGGGAGGTCTTTTGCAATTTtgcaattaatatattaataGCAGTTTTTCATTGCTAATATAATACATCTGCAACAAACGTACAATCTGATTTTTATTTAGGCCAACTCGGAGTAAAGGGAAATCCTGTGATATTGCTTGACCAGGGAAGACTCATTTGAcctttctctggtcagttctaggCACAGCAATAccacaaaactgctaaaatcgAGAAACCCAGAAAAAAACACGTTTGCAACACAAGTTGCAAAAAAGCACTTTTTTATCCATTAAACTATTTTAATTCAACTCTTAAATATTTTTACTAATAACTTGAAATGTTTTTTCTCCAAATAACTATCAATATATTCCCCTACCATGTGGAGCATGTAGTAAAAACTAACCACAGAGAATGCAATTTTGCAAGGGTGCTAAATCCTTGCAAAATGGCATTACAAAAAGGTTTCAGGCATCTGAATGCCGCACCATCAGTATTCTTGTCACTCCCCTCTAGGTATACTAGAATACTAGGGTAAATAAAGGCCAATCTGTTTACTTAATCAActtgtaggggctgatttacttacccacgaacgggtcgaatggagtccgattgcgtttttttcgtaatgatcggtactttgcgtttttttcgtttgttttgcgattttttcggattctttacgaatttttcggatccaatacgatttttgcataaaaacgcgagttttacaatccattacgaaagttgcgtaaaaagttgcgcattttgcgtagcgttaaaacttacgcgaaaagttgcgcatttttcgcgtaagttttaacgctacgaaaaatgcgcaactttttacgcaactttcgtaatggatacgaaaaactcgcgtttttacgcaaaaatcgtattggtaacgaaaaattcgtacagaatccgaaaaaatcgcaaaacatacgaaaaagtcgcaaaatgttcgttttcaagtcggaacttttccaattcggtcggattcgtgggttagtaaatcagccccgtagAGTAATAaaggggaatgggaggggctAGTGTGTAGTGCTTGTGTTATGTGCTggacccctccaaagatttttttgtggggtgGTCCAGCGCGGTCTAGATACGCGGTCACTGTCCCTACAGCATTTGTGAGTGAGGAGGTTTGATAAGCTGTCTTACATATGGACCTAGGGGAATGCAGGCAGAAAATGTATGTGCCCAGCACCCCCAcagtgttgcaccctaggcacgtgccccttcagcctactcctagttctggccttgcctttagggcagtggcacatggggagattagttgcccactataaatcttcactattgcgggcaactaatctccctgacctgccatcccactggcaagaaggTAAATCACCAGCGGGATGGTATAGGCATTGCTTCGGTCGCCTGAAGATGCCaggcaaggaaactttgggcgactttggaaaacagaAACAATGTTTATGCCagcccaccagtgatttacattcttgccagtgggatggcatgttggggagattagtcacccccaatagtgaagatttatcgcgggcgactaatc from Xenopus tropicalis strain Nigerian chromosome 8, UCB_Xtro_10.0, whole genome shotgun sequence encodes:
- the il13ra1 gene encoding interleukin-13 receptor subunit alpha-1, whose protein sequence is MGSVTKGMERKQNNIFSALLCLFSVLCCTGPFSVTGDLLPSPNNVTLRFENMFSLRWEWEMPANFQKCSWSFISDVKTNRKPPPGMVKSSNLFRQVDIHRVDLNNQITFNVQAECNGTSSKWSENSVLIIPGNNTCVKNFACFWFDETYMNCTWEPTVDSVRATEYVLHYWRKNGSSTSEGKINRSVKFDQLWYSGTPCQHYIYKDGIPLGCHFKTVSEKNLFLMVIRDKSKTIRPFITSVKPEEVVKLSPPVIINKTRTPNHSIYVEWSTSFQPSCLHINSEIEITSSKGKVETVEVPKCTFTRELNALPELTYTVRVRVRQSSTISSSLFWSEWSEAHDIKGTEDNTTFYFLLILIPISVSIVTIVILVFLKRLQVIVFPPIPDPGKVFKKSFGDPSDLQQWIKYGKVNVSSKPVKEEICSVILVETPLFSSQAE